A stretch of the Streptomyces ortus genome encodes the following:
- a CDS encoding class I SAM-dependent methyltransferase has translation MNTREPIIQEPEPTEPEATRRAAGGTESSRANRGWWDRNADDYQVEHGTFLGDDRFVWCPEGLDEIEAELLGPMEDLKGKDVLEIGAGAAQCSRWLAAQGARPVALDLSHRQLQHALRIGADSVPLVQADATTLPFADGSFDLACSAYGALPFVAEPVRVLREVRRVLRPGGRFVFSVTHPVRWAFPDEPGPEGLSVASSYFDRTPYVEQDEDGNAVYVEHHRTVGDRVRDVVAGGFRLVDLVEPEWPAWNTQEWGGWSPLRGNLIPGTAIFVCERSETGAPPAAGWERD, from the coding sequence ATTAATACGAGGGAGCCGATCATCCAAGAGCCCGAACCGACCGAGCCCGAGGCGACCCGACGCGCGGCCGGCGGCACCGAGAGTTCCCGTGCCAATCGCGGCTGGTGGGACCGGAACGCGGACGACTACCAGGTGGAGCACGGCACGTTCCTCGGCGACGACCGTTTCGTGTGGTGCCCCGAGGGGCTCGACGAGATCGAGGCCGAGCTGCTGGGCCCGATGGAGGACCTGAAGGGCAAGGACGTCCTGGAGATCGGCGCGGGGGCCGCCCAGTGCTCGCGCTGGCTGGCCGCCCAGGGTGCCCGTCCGGTCGCCCTGGACCTCTCGCACCGGCAGCTCCAGCACGCGCTGCGGATCGGCGCCGACAGCGTCCCGCTCGTCCAGGCGGACGCCACGACGCTGCCCTTCGCGGACGGCTCCTTCGACCTCGCGTGCTCCGCGTACGGGGCGCTGCCCTTCGTCGCCGAGCCCGTGCGGGTCCTCCGGGAGGTACGGCGGGTGCTGCGGCCGGGCGGCCGGTTCGTCTTCTCCGTCACGCATCCGGTCCGCTGGGCCTTTCCCGACGAGCCGGGCCCCGAGGGGCTGAGCGTGGCCTCCTCGTACTTCGACCGCACGCCGTACGTCGAACAGGACGAGGACGGGAACGCGGTGTACGTCGAGCACCACAGGACGGTCGGCGACCGCGTCCGGGACGTGGTGGCGGGCGGTTTCCGGCTGGTCGACCTGGTCGAGCCCGAGTGGCCCGCCTGGAACACCCAGGAGTGGGGCGGCTGGTCGCCCCTTCGGGGAAACCTGATCCCGGGCACGGCGATCTTCGTGTGCGAGCGAAGCGAGACGGGGGCACCCCCGGCCGCAGGCTGGGAGAGGGACTGA
- a CDS encoding acyltransferase domain-containing protein produces MLVEELRADEKLAGWLRDLESGGAPRTEATLPDAVDLPDVLLDLAVPHECVNELVALRARLVADPQAMTLLSLCVDRFVRDMGVIGGGWEPPAFPESTGALGRTFQVFVFIAALPYVRAYHRQRDIPVDVSRRTLADLGRNLAVHRRRTGTTGLLVPWWIGLHFHGELYQLGRLQFQRARLGGRTGQAAADAGLGTRPGEPCLSLHIADFTGPLSPEACDRSLDRAREFFARHYPEEHYAVAVCHSWLLDRQLTRYLPTDSNIVRFQERFRIAHEETKADDKAPVAFVFGDPELPVADLPRRTGVERAVGDHLRAGGHWYGGHGWFAL; encoded by the coding sequence GTGCTGGTGGAGGAGCTGCGGGCGGACGAGAAGCTCGCCGGATGGCTGAGGGACCTGGAGAGCGGGGGCGCACCGCGTACGGAGGCGACCCTGCCCGACGCGGTCGACCTGCCCGACGTGCTGCTCGACCTGGCCGTGCCGCACGAGTGCGTCAACGAACTGGTCGCCCTGCGCGCCCGGCTGGTGGCGGACCCGCAGGCGATGACGCTGCTCTCGCTGTGCGTCGACCGGTTCGTACGCGACATGGGGGTGATCGGCGGGGGCTGGGAACCGCCGGCGTTCCCGGAGTCCACCGGTGCGCTGGGCCGAACCTTCCAGGTGTTCGTCTTCATCGCCGCGCTGCCGTATGTGCGTGCCTACCACCGGCAGCGGGACATCCCGGTGGACGTGTCCCGGCGCACCCTCGCCGACCTGGGCCGGAATCTGGCCGTGCACCGGCGGCGCACCGGGACGACGGGGCTGCTGGTGCCCTGGTGGATCGGTCTGCACTTCCACGGGGAGCTGTACCAACTGGGGCGGCTGCAGTTCCAGCGCGCCCGGCTGGGCGGGCGGACCGGTCAGGCGGCGGCGGACGCGGGGCTCGGCACACGGCCCGGTGAGCCCTGTCTGAGTCTGCACATCGCCGACTTCACGGGACCGCTGTCGCCGGAGGCCTGCGACCGGTCGCTGGACCGCGCGCGGGAGTTCTTCGCACGCCACTACCCGGAGGAGCACTACGCGGTGGCGGTCTGCCACTCGTGGCTGCTCGACCGGCAGTTGACGCGCTATCTGCCCACCGACTCCAACATCGTGCGCTTCCAGGAACGGTTCCGGATCGCCCACGAGGAGACGAAGGCCGACGACAAGGCGCCCGTCGCGTTCGTCTTCGGTGACCCCGAGCTGCCCGTGGCGGACCTTCCGCGGCGCACCGGCGTGGAGCGGGCGGTGGGGGACCATCTGCGGGCGGGCGGTCACTGGTACGGCGGCCACGGATGGTTCGCGCTGTGA
- the rpsA gene encoding 30S ribosomal protein S1: protein MTSSTETTSTTPQVAVNDIGNEEAFLAAIDETIKYFNDGDIVDGVIVKVDRDEVLLDIGYKTEGVIPSRELSIKHDVDPNEVVKVGDEIEALVLQKEDKEGRLILSKKRAQYERAWGTIEKIKEEDGIVTGTVIEVVKGGLILDIGLRGFLPASLVEMRRVRDLQPYVGKELEAKIIELDKNRNNVVLSRRAWLEQTQSEVRQTFLTTLQKGQVRSGVVSSIVNFGAFVDLGGVDGLVHVSELSWKHIDHPSEVVEVGQEVTVEVLDVDMDRERVSLSLKATQEDPWQQFARTHQIGQVVPGKVTKLVPFGAFVRVDEGIEGLVHISELAERHVEIPEQVVQVNDEIFVKVIDIDLERRRISLSLKQANESFGADPASVEFDPTLYGMAASYDDQGNYIYPEGFDPETNDWLEGYESQREVWENQYAEAQTRFEQHQAQVIKSREADAQAEAEGVATPGAAPAASGGSGGGGGGSYSSESDDNSGALASDEALAALREKLAGGQS from the coding sequence ATGACGAGCAGCACCGAGACCACCTCTACCACGCCGCAGGTAGCGGTCAACGACATCGGTAACGAGGAAGCCTTCCTCGCCGCGATCGACGAGACGATCAAGTACTTCAACGACGGCGACATCGTCGACGGCGTCATCGTGAAGGTCGACCGGGACGAGGTCCTGCTCGACATCGGTTACAAGACCGAAGGTGTCATCCCGAGCCGCGAGCTCTCGATCAAGCACGACGTCGACCCGAACGAGGTCGTCAAGGTCGGCGACGAGATCGAAGCCCTTGTTCTCCAGAAGGAGGACAAGGAAGGCCGCCTGATCCTCTCGAAGAAGCGCGCCCAGTACGAGCGCGCCTGGGGCACCATCGAGAAGATCAAGGAAGAGGACGGCATCGTCACCGGCACCGTCATCGAGGTCGTCAAGGGTGGACTCATCCTCGACATCGGCCTCCGTGGCTTCCTGCCGGCATCTCTCGTCGAGATGCGCCGTGTCCGCGACCTCCAGCCCTACGTGGGCAAGGAGCTCGAAGCCAAGATCATCGAGCTGGACAAGAACCGCAACAACGTGGTCCTGTCCCGCCGTGCCTGGCTGGAGCAGACGCAGTCCGAGGTCCGCCAGACGTTCCTCACCACCCTGCAGAAGGGTCAGGTCCGTTCCGGCGTCGTCTCCTCGATCGTCAACTTCGGTGCCTTCGTGGACCTGGGTGGCGTCGACGGCCTGGTGCACGTCTCGGAGCTCTCCTGGAAGCACATCGACCACCCCTCCGAGGTTGTCGAGGTCGGCCAGGAAGTCACCGTCGAGGTCCTCGACGTGGACATGGACCGCGAGCGTGTCTCCCTGTCGCTGAAGGCGACGCAGGAAGACCCGTGGCAGCAGTTCGCCCGCACCCACCAGATCGGCCAGGTCGTGCCCGGAAAGGTCACGAAGCTGGTTCCGTTCGGTGCGTTCGTCCGCGTGGACGAGGGCATCGAGGGTCTGGTGCACATCTCCGAGCTGGCCGAGCGCCACGTGGAGATCCCGGAGCAGGTCGTCCAGGTCAACGACGAGATCTTCGTCAAGGTCATCGACATCGACCTCGAGCGCCGTCGCATCAGCCTCTCGCTGAAGCAGGCCAACGAGTCCTTCGGCGCGGACCCGGCCTCGGTCGAGTTCGACCCGACGCTGTACGGCATGGCCGCGTCGTACGACGACCAGGGCAACTACATCTACCCCGAGGGCTTCGACCCCGAGACCAACGACTGGCTCGAAGGTTACGAGTCCCAGCGTGAGGTGTGGGAGAACCAGTACGCCGAGGCGCAGACGCGCTTCGAGCAGCACCAGGCTCAGGTCATCAAGTCCCGCGAGGCGGACGCCCAGGCCGAGGCCGAGGGTGTCGCCACCCCCGGTGCGGCTCCGGCCGCCTCCGGCGGCAGCGGTGGCGGCGGTGGCGGTTCGTACTCCTCGGAGTCGGACGACAACTCCGGCGCCCTGGCGTCGGACGAGGCCCTTGCCGCTCTGCGCGAGAAGCTCGCCGGCGGCCAGAGCTGA
- a CDS encoding RNA-binding S4 domain-containing protein, whose amino-acid sequence MAPGTQSGKQRNEAGRRGNAGPDADSPTAAVGTGAGDAAAVRVGAGAGAGAGFSDSSVGAGADDTTTATPATDAPPVAATPAVDPVAVAKAAAPASGETVRVDSWIWSVRLVKTRSMGATACRGGHVRVNGERVKPAYAVRVGDEVRLRHADRERIVIVKRVIRKRVGPPVAAECYVDNSPPPPPREAVAPAGIRDRGTGRPTKRDRRELERLRGLGAPE is encoded by the coding sequence ATGGCTCCAGGGACTCAGTCAGGGAAGCAGAGGAACGAGGCGGGACGACGCGGGAACGCCGGGCCGGATGCGGACAGCCCCACCGCTGCCGTCGGCACAGGTGCCGGTGATGCCGCCGCCGTCCGCGTCGGTGCCGGTGCCGGTGCTGGTGCCGGTTTCAGCGATTCCAGCGTCGGCGCCGGTGCCGACGACACCACCACAGCCACCCCCGCTACCGATGCCCCGCCCGTGGCCGCGACGCCCGCGGTCGATCCCGTGGCCGTCGCGAAGGCCGCCGCGCCCGCGAGCGGCGAGACCGTGCGCGTCGACAGCTGGATCTGGTCCGTGCGCCTGGTGAAGACCCGCTCCATGGGCGCCACTGCCTGCCGTGGCGGCCACGTCCGGGTGAACGGCGAGCGGGTCAAGCCCGCGTACGCCGTCCGCGTCGGTGACGAGGTCCGCCTCCGGCACGCGGACCGGGAGCGGATCGTCATCGTCAAGCGCGTGATCCGCAAGCGGGTGGGGCCTCCGGTCGCCGCCGAGTGCTACGTCGACAACAGTCCGCCGCCCCCGCCCCGCGAGGCCGTCGCCCCCGCGGGCATCCGCGACCGGGGCACGGGCCGCCCCACCAAGCGCGACCGCCGTGAGCTGGAACGCCTGCGAGGTCTCGGGGCGCCGGAGTAG
- a CDS encoding DUF3068 domain-containing protein — protein MRRKASLILLALAVFFAALSPLLRWYAFPRVAKIPAGQYQDMVLEAKDATLLDYGSMTAKKVDKVTVVQTLKGNVEASERIERTANRDVVVWDGLSYVQGPDGEMVSKIPERYIFDAHTQEPVHATGESVDGDPVRREGIEFKWPFLTEKRDYEYFDAQARITEPIHYKGTQNFRGVDVYYFEQTIPWTKVPFPKVMPVEGITAESVAKTGTTRWYTTVRKFWVEPVTGAPVYGEEIHREELRGGTLLGDREKVTAFAGHVKMREDYIRSTVDLVKSQRLLVALMSTYLPWGFLVLGVGLLALSLYLEARSRRPGDPSPARTPEPEPLSA, from the coding sequence ATGCGCCGCAAGGCCAGCCTGATCCTGCTCGCCCTCGCCGTGTTCTTCGCGGCGCTGTCCCCGCTGCTGCGCTGGTACGCCTTCCCGCGCGTGGCCAAGATCCCCGCCGGCCAGTACCAGGACATGGTCCTGGAGGCGAAGGACGCGACCCTCCTCGACTACGGCTCGATGACCGCCAAGAAGGTCGACAAGGTCACCGTCGTGCAGACCCTCAAGGGCAACGTCGAGGCATCCGAGAGGATCGAGCGGACCGCCAACCGCGATGTCGTCGTCTGGGACGGCCTCTCCTACGTCCAGGGCCCCGACGGCGAGATGGTCTCCAAGATCCCGGAGCGGTACATCTTCGACGCGCACACCCAGGAACCCGTCCACGCCACCGGCGAGAGCGTCGACGGCGACCCCGTGCGGCGCGAGGGCATCGAGTTCAAGTGGCCCTTCCTCACGGAGAAGAGGGATTACGAGTACTTCGACGCGCAGGCCCGGATCACCGAACCCATCCACTACAAGGGCACCCAGAACTTCCGGGGTGTCGACGTCTATTACTTCGAGCAGACCATCCCCTGGACCAAGGTGCCCTTCCCGAAGGTCATGCCCGTGGAAGGCATCACCGCGGAGTCGGTCGCGAAGACGGGCACCACCCGCTGGTACACCACGGTCCGCAAGTTCTGGGTCGAACCCGTCACCGGAGCGCCCGTCTACGGAGAGGAGATCCACCGCGAGGAACTGCGCGGTGGCACCCTCCTGGGCGACCGCGAGAAGGTGACCGCCTTCGCCGGACACGTGAAGATGCGCGAGGACTACATCCGCTCGACCGTCGACCTGGTCAAGTCCCAGCGACTGCTTGTCGCGCTGATGTCCACGTACCTGCCCTGGGGCTTCCTCGTCCTGGGCGTCGGACTCCTGGCGCTCTCCCTCTACCTGGAGGCCCGCAGCCGCCGCCCGGGAGACCCGTCACCGGCCCGGACTCCGGAGCCCGAACCGCTGAGTGCGTGA
- a CDS encoding tetratricopeptide repeat protein, translating to MPETSGFAGRTPETHVIDFRAAEQLLAARDPRGAVKLLDNVIAAYPENTAARLLRARAFFAAAQLRPAELEFTIVLEREPDNAFAHFALARTYERSGQPAQAKRHFRLAAALDPQPEYLAAARFDS from the coding sequence GTGCCCGAGACCAGCGGATTCGCCGGACGTACTCCGGAGACGCATGTCATCGACTTCCGTGCCGCCGAGCAGTTGCTCGCCGCACGGGATCCCAGGGGCGCGGTGAAGCTGCTCGACAACGTCATCGCCGCGTACCCGGAGAACACGGCCGCGCGGCTGCTGCGCGCGCGTGCCTTCTTCGCCGCGGCCCAGTTGCGGCCCGCCGAGCTGGAGTTCACCATCGTGCTGGAGCGCGAACCGGACAACGCCTTCGCGCACTTCGCACTGGCCCGCACGTACGAGCGCTCCGGGCAGCCGGCGCAGGCCAAGCGCCACTTCCGGCTCGCGGCGGCGCTCGACCCGCAGCCGGAGTACCTGGCCGCGGCACGGTTCGACTCCTGA
- a CDS encoding DoxX family protein, with protein MSETTVPAAATPTARGRRARLALAGLQVLLALFYVLASALPKLVAHSSAVESFDEIGWGSAGMYTIGLLELAGGIALLIPVLASVAAVSLSALMVGAFITQVTVFDGEYAATPLILIVPLALIAWARRGRTAELTRLLRRRS; from the coding sequence ATGTCCGAGACCACCGTTCCCGCCGCCGCTACCCCGACCGCCCGGGGACGCCGTGCCCGTCTCGCGCTCGCGGGGCTGCAGGTACTGCTCGCCCTCTTCTACGTCCTCGCGAGCGCGCTGCCCAAGCTCGTCGCGCACTCCTCGGCGGTCGAGTCGTTCGACGAGATCGGCTGGGGCAGCGCCGGGATGTACACCATCGGACTTCTCGAACTGGCCGGCGGCATCGCGCTGCTGATACCGGTGCTGGCCTCCGTGGCCGCCGTGTCGCTGAGCGCACTGATGGTGGGCGCGTTCATCACCCAGGTCACCGTGTTCGACGGGGAGTACGCGGCGACCCCGCTCATCCTCATCGTGCCGCTCGCACTGATCGCCTGGGCACGCCGGGGTCGGACCGCGGAACTGACGAGGCTTCTGCGGCGCCGGTCCTGA
- the coaE gene encoding dephospho-CoA kinase produces MLKVGLTGGIGAGKSEVSRLLVEHGAVLIDADRIAREVVAPGTPGLAAVVDAFGKEVLAADGTLDRPKLGSIVFADPDRLAVLNSIVHPLVGARSRALEEAAAADSVVVHDVPLLTENGLAKLYDLVIVVDAPTETQLDRLVRLRGMTEEDARARMAAQATREERREIADVVIDNDVPLETLRQRVREVWADLERRAGAAGR; encoded by the coding sequence ATGTTGAAGGTGGGACTGACCGGTGGGATCGGCGCCGGCAAGAGCGAGGTGTCACGGCTGCTCGTGGAGCACGGCGCCGTGCTGATCGACGCCGACAGAATCGCGCGGGAGGTCGTGGCGCCGGGAACACCCGGGCTGGCCGCCGTGGTCGACGCCTTCGGTAAGGAGGTGCTCGCCGCGGACGGCACCCTCGACCGGCCGAAGCTCGGCTCCATCGTCTTCGCGGACCCCGACCGGCTCGCCGTGCTGAACTCGATCGTGCACCCCTTGGTGGGCGCCCGCTCCCGCGCGCTCGAAGAGGCCGCCGCGGCGGACTCCGTCGTCGTGCACGACGTACCCCTGCTCACGGAGAACGGCCTCGCGAAGCTCTACGACCTCGTGATCGTGGTCGACGCCCCTACGGAGACCCAACTCGACCGGCTGGTGCGGCTGCGCGGGATGACCGAGGAGGACGCCCGCGCCCGTATGGCGGCCCAGGCCACGCGCGAGGAGCGCCGGGAGATCGCGGACGTCGTCATCGACAACGACGTGCCCCTGGAGACGCTGCGGCAGCGGGTACGGGAGGTATGGGCGGACCTTGAGCGGCGGGCCGGGGCGGCCGGGCGATAG
- a CDS encoding class I SAM-dependent methyltransferase codes for MREGYEGTGPGAITPDGCAVELYSRLSVGDEPDIIASAVPAGAHILELGSGVGRMTHPLLERGFTVTAVDESAEMLARVRGARTIRSAIETLDLDERFGVVMLASFLVHAGDVEVRRAMLDVCRSHLADGGCVLIQREGEDYHTDLPRERLDPSGFTIRMLSAEPVGDGVNSVRAEYVFPDAVWTQTFRARPLSKEEFEGALAEAGLRVDRYLTEDRVWVRAVPLET; via the coding sequence ATGCGCGAGGGATATGAGGGGACGGGGCCCGGTGCCATCACACCGGACGGCTGCGCGGTGGAGCTGTACTCGCGGTTGTCCGTCGGGGACGAGCCGGACATCATCGCCTCGGCGGTGCCGGCGGGGGCGCACATCCTCGAACTGGGCAGTGGCGTGGGGCGAATGACTCATCCGCTCCTGGAGCGGGGCTTCACGGTGACCGCTGTGGACGAGTCCGCCGAGATGCTGGCGCGGGTACGAGGGGCGCGGACGATACGCAGCGCCATCGAGACGCTCGACCTGGACGAGAGATTCGGCGTGGTGATGCTCGCGTCGTTCCTCGTGCACGCCGGAGACGTCGAGGTCCGGCGCGCGATGCTGGACGTCTGCCGGAGCCATCTCGCGGACGGCGGCTGCGTGCTGATCCAGCGCGAGGGCGAGGACTACCACACCGACCTGCCGCGCGAGCGGCTCGATCCGAGCGGGTTCACGATCCGGATGCTGTCCGCGGAGCCGGTGGGGGACGGGGTGAACTCGGTGCGGGCCGAGTATGTGTTCCCGGACGCGGTGTGGACACAGACGTTCCGCGCCCGGCCGCTCAGCAAGGAGGAGTTCGAGGGGGCGCTGGCAGAGGCGGGGCTGCGGGTCGACCGCTATCTCACGGAGGACCGGGTGTGGGTGCGGGCGGTGCCGCTGGAGACGTGA
- the hrpB gene encoding ATP-dependent helicase HrpB, translating into MIRHDALDLLPVRGALPGLRDALEAHGAAVLVAPPGTGKTTLVPLVLAGLVGGEPARRVVVAEPRRIAARAAARRMAWLLGEKVGESVGFTVRGERLVGPRARVEVVTTGVLLQRLQRDPELAGVDVVVLDECHERHLDADTAAAFLLDVRAALRPELRLVAASATTDAEGWARLLGDVPVVEAAGVSHPVEVVWAPPVRPVRPPHGMRVDPVLLTHVASVVRRALAERDGDVLCFLPGVGEIARVAGQLGNLGDVEVLQVHGRAPTAVQDAVLSGGTRRRVVLATSVAESSLTVPGVRVVVDSGLAREPRVDHARGLSALTTVRASQAAGRQRAGRAGREAPGAVYRCWTEAEDGRLPRFPSPEIKVADLTAFSLQAACWGDPDASGLSLLDPPPAGAMAAARGVLEAVRAVDPDGRPTDRGVRMSRLGLHPRLGRALLDAGASVGGEPAAEVVALLSEEPPRSYGDDLAVCLRTARRGGDAYAGRWRAEVRRLRAVAPAAGRGATGGGSAGAGRAVPRAPEGAPSAQEGEVDRVVGLVAALAFPERVARRHGGSFLMVGGTRAEAGEGSGLRDASWLAVAVADRPVNAGHARVRLAAVIDEEVAREAAGALYAEGDEVRWDGGDIVARRVRRLGAVELAVRPLHDADPARVREALLEGLAAEGFGLLRWSRDAEVLRQRLGFLHRQLGAPWPDVSDDALHARVDEWLEPELGRARRRADLERVQAGQALGRLLPWASGEAARFDELAPERFEVPSGSRIRIDYTDPERPVLAVKLQEMFGAQESPTVAGVPVQVHLLSPAGRPAAVTSDLASFWKDGYRSVRAELRGRYPKHPWPEDPAGARPTRHTNARLSRG; encoded by the coding sequence GTGATCCGTCATGACGCCCTGGACCTGCTGCCCGTACGCGGCGCGCTGCCCGGTCTGAGGGACGCCCTTGAGGCCCATGGCGCCGCGGTGCTCGTCGCGCCGCCCGGCACGGGCAAGACGACCCTCGTGCCGCTGGTGCTCGCCGGGCTCGTCGGCGGGGAACCGGCACGGCGGGTCGTGGTGGCCGAGCCGCGCCGGATCGCGGCACGGGCCGCCGCGCGCCGGATGGCGTGGCTGCTCGGTGAGAAGGTCGGCGAGAGCGTCGGATTCACCGTCCGCGGGGAACGGCTGGTCGGGCCACGCGCGCGCGTGGAGGTCGTCACCACCGGGGTGCTGCTGCAGCGGCTGCAGCGGGACCCGGAACTGGCGGGCGTCGACGTCGTCGTGCTCGACGAGTGCCACGAACGCCATCTGGACGCCGACACGGCGGCGGCGTTCCTGCTGGACGTCCGGGCCGCCCTGCGCCCCGAGCTGCGGCTGGTGGCCGCTTCGGCGACGACCGACGCCGAGGGGTGGGCCCGACTGCTCGGCGACGTGCCCGTGGTCGAGGCGGCGGGCGTCTCCCATCCGGTCGAGGTGGTGTGGGCTCCGCCCGTGCGCCCGGTGCGGCCACCCCATGGGATGCGGGTGGATCCGGTGCTGCTGACCCATGTGGCGTCGGTGGTGCGCCGGGCGCTCGCCGAGCGGGACGGGGACGTCCTGTGCTTCCTCCCCGGGGTCGGGGAGATCGCGCGGGTCGCCGGGCAGCTCGGCAACCTCGGCGATGTCGAGGTGCTGCAGGTGCATGGGCGGGCCCCGACGGCCGTGCAGGACGCGGTGCTGTCCGGCGGTACGCGGCGCCGGGTGGTCCTTGCCACGTCGGTGGCCGAGTCGTCGCTGACGGTTCCGGGGGTGCGGGTGGTCGTGGACTCCGGCCTTGCGCGCGAACCGAGGGTGGACCACGCGCGCGGCCTGAGCGCGCTGACGACCGTACGGGCCTCGCAGGCCGCCGGCCGGCAGCGGGCCGGGCGGGCGGGGCGCGAGGCTCCGGGGGCGGTGTACCGGTGCTGGACGGAGGCGGAGGACGGGCGTCTGCCGCGTTTCCCCTCGCCGGAGATCAAGGTGGCCGACCTGACGGCGTTCTCCCTCCAGGCGGCCTGCTGGGGCGATCCCGACGCGTCGGGGCTCTCTCTCCTCGATCCGCCGCCGGCGGGCGCCATGGCGGCGGCACGGGGCGTCCTGGAGGCCGTCCGCGCGGTGGACCCGGACGGGCGTCCGACGGATCGGGGGGTACGGATGTCCCGGCTGGGCCTGCATCCGCGGCTCGGGCGCGCGCTGCTGGACGCCGGGGCGTCCGTCGGTGGCGAGCCGGCGGCCGAGGTGGTCGCGCTGCTCAGCGAGGAGCCGCCGCGGTCGTACGGCGATGACCTCGCCGTCTGTCTGCGGACCGCCCGCCGTGGGGGTGACGCGTATGCCGGGCGCTGGCGGGCGGAGGTTCGGCGGCTGCGCGCGGTGGCGCCCGCGGCTGGGCGGGGCGCGACGGGAGGTGGCTCCGCCGGGGCCGGTCGCGCCGTTCCCCGCGCCCCTGAAGGGGCGCCCTCCGCCCAGGAGGGTGAGGTCGATCGGGTGGTCGGACTCGTTGCCGCGCTTGCCTTTCCCGAGCGGGTTGCCCGGCGGCACGGCGGGTCCTTCCTCATGGTGGGCGGGACCCGGGCCGAGGCCGGGGAGGGCAGTGGGCTGCGGGACGCCTCCTGGCTCGCCGTCGCGGTCGCAGACCGGCCGGTGAACGCCGGGCACGCGCGCGTGCGACTCGCGGCCGTGATCGACGAGGAGGTCGCGCGCGAGGCGGCGGGAGCCCTGTACGCGGAGGGTGACGAGGTGCGCTGGGACGGCGGGGACATCGTCGCGCGGCGGGTGCGGCGGCTGGGAGCCGTGGAGCTGGCGGTACGGCCGTTGCACGACGCCGACCCCGCACGCGTACGGGAGGCGTTGCTCGAAGGGCTGGCGGCGGAGGGGTTCGGGCTGTTGCGGTGGTCCCGGGACGCCGAGGTGCTGCGGCAGCGGCTCGGGTTCCTGCACCGGCAGCTCGGCGCCCCCTGGCCCGACGTGTCGGACGACGCGCTCCACGCGCGCGTGGACGAGTGGCTGGAACCGGAACTGGGCCGGGCACGACGGCGGGCCGACCTGGAGCGCGTCCAGGCCGGACAGGCGCTGGGCCGGCTGCTGCCGTGGGCGTCCGGGGAGGCCGCCCGGTTCGACGAGCTGGCGCCGGAGCGGTTCGAGGTGCCGAGCGGGTCCAGGATCCGGATCGACTACACGGATCCCGAGCGGCCGGTGCTCGCGGTGAAGCTGCAGGAGATGTTCGGGGCGCAGGAGTCGCCGACGGTCGCGGGAGTGCCCGTACAGGTGCATCTGCTGTCGCCCGCGGGGCGCCCGGCCGCCGTCACCTCGGACCTCGCGTCCTTCTGGAAGGACGGCTACCGGAGCGTACGGGCGGAGTTGCGCGGGCGGTATCCGAAGCATCCCTGGCCCGAGGACCCGGCGGGCGCGCGGCCCACCCGGCACACGAACGCGCGCCTCAGCAGGGGCTGA
- a CDS encoding PAC2 family protein, with translation MLDPQGLYAWEPKGLAVVDVALAQESAGLVMLYHFDGYIDAGETGDQIVDRVLDSLPHQVVARFDHDRLVDYRARRPLLTFKRDRWADYEEPTLDVRLVQDATGAPFLLLSGPEPDVEWERFAAAVQQIVERLGVRLSVNFHGIPMGVPHTRPVGLTPHGNRTDLVPGHRSPFDEAQVPGSAESLVEYRLMEAGHDVLGVAAHVPHYIARSPYPDAALTVMESITAATGLVLPGIAHGLRTEAHRTQTEIDRQIQEGDEELVALIQGLEHQYDAAAGAETRGNMLAEPVDIPSADEIGMEFEKFLAEREGDA, from the coding sequence GTGCTTGATCCGCAGGGTTTGTACGCATGGGAGCCGAAGGGCCTGGCCGTGGTCGACGTGGCACTCGCCCAGGAGTCGGCCGGTCTTGTGATGCTCTACCACTTCGACGGCTACATCGACGCGGGCGAGACCGGCGACCAGATCGTCGACCGGGTGCTCGACTCGCTGCCCCACCAGGTCGTCGCGCGTTTCGACCACGACCGGCTCGTGGACTACCGCGCCCGCCGCCCGCTGCTGACGTTCAAGCGCGACCGCTGGGCCGACTACGAGGAGCCCACGCTGGACGTGCGGCTCGTCCAGGACGCCACCGGCGCGCCCTTCCTGCTGCTCTCCGGGCCCGAACCGGACGTGGAGTGGGAGCGCTTCGCCGCGGCCGTCCAGCAGATCGTGGAGCGCCTCGGCGTCCGGCTGTCCGTGAACTTCCACGGCATCCCCATGGGCGTCCCGCACACCCGCCCCGTGGGCCTCACCCCGCACGGCAACCGCACGGACCTCGTCCCCGGCCACCGCAGCCCCTTCGACGAGGCCCAGGTGCCCGGCAGCGCCGAGTCCCTGGTCGAGTACCGCCTCATGGAGGCCGGACACGACGTCCTCGGAGTCGCCGCACACGTGCCCCACTACATCGCCCGCTCCCCGTACCCGGACGCCGCGTTGACGGTCATGGAGTCGATCACGGCCGCGACCGGCCTGGTCCTGCCGGGCATCGCGCACGGGCTGCGCACCGAGGCGCACCGCACGCAGACGGAGATCGACCGGCAGATCCAGGAGGGCGACGAAGAACTGGTCGCCCTGATCCAGGGACTTGAGCACCAGTACGACGCCGCCGCGGGTGCGGAGACGCGCGGCAACATGCTTGCCGAGCCGGTGGACATCCCGTCCGCGGACGAGATCGGCATGGAGTTCGAGAAGTTCCTGGCGGAGCGGGAGGGGGACGCGTAG